The genomic stretch CGTCAGGAGGGAGGGGAGGATTGGGCTGCCATTAAAGCATTGGAAGGAGATATTGAGGTTATTCTTGAGAATGAAGACATGAAGTGGAAGTAGCGGGCAAAGCAGAGTTGGTACAAGCATGCAGATCGTAACACACCTTTTTTCCGTGCTTGGACTAACCATAGGCTGAAAATTAATTGGATTGAGAAAATCAAGGATGAGGAGGGTAGGGAGTGGAAAAAATAGAATGATATTGGCATGGCTTTTACCCAGTTTTTCCAGCACTTGTTCATGGCAGGAGACATTTCTGGGGTGGATGATTGTGTTGCTAGCTTGGAGGCTCAATTTTCGGGGGGAAATGAATGCTACCCTTATGCGGGATTTCATCGTGTTGGAGGTGGAGAAGCCCTAAAGTAGATGCATCCGCTCAAATCGCCTAGAGCAGATGGATTTTCAGCTTGCTTTTATCAAAATTCTTGGACTACGGTGCAAAGGGAGGTATGTTAGGCGGTTTTGGGTATCCTTAATCATGATATCTTTGATGTTGATCTTAATGTCACTCATATTGCACTCATTCCAAAGATTAAAACTCCCTCTAAAGTAACTGATTATAGGCCAATTAGCTTATGTAATGTGATGTATAAGCTTATTTCTAAGGTTCTTGCTAATTGCTAAAAGCTTGTATTACCCCATATTTATTACGCCATATTTATTACCCCATATTATATGCCCCATACAAAGTGCTTTCATTCCGGGTAGGTTAATCACGGATAACATTTTGGTGGCCTTTGAGGCTATGCATACTATGGATGGGAGAATGAAGGGAAGGCAAGGGTATATGCATTAAAATTAGACATGAGCAAGGCCTACGACTGGGTTGAGTGGGATTTTTTTGGAGGCGGTGATGTGGAAATTGGGGTTTATGGAAATATGGATTCAGTTGACTATGACCTGTGTAAACTCTGTGACTTATTCGGTGTTGATTCATGGGAAGCCTTATGGACAAATTATTCCAACAATGGGAATCAGGCAAGGGGATCAATTGTCTATGTATTCCTTCATTTTGTGTGCTGAAGGCTTGAGTTCTTTCCTACAAAAAGCTGAATCAAATAAATTGATTACGGGTCTCCCTATCACTTGTGGGGGAACAAAGttaaatcatttgttttttgcaaATGATAGTTTGCTGTTTTGTAAAGCAAACACCCTTGAATGGTTGCTTATCCAGCAAATCCTTAAGGTATATGAGAAAGCGTCTGGGCATAAATTGAACCGGGAAAAAACGTCCAtctttttcagaaaaaatactCATAGAGAAGCTAAGGATCACATTCTTTTTATAGCGAGCATTAACTTCACAAGAAGGTATGAGAAGCATCTTGGTCTCCCCACTTTAGTGGGCAGATCGCATGTAAAAGCTTTCATGGGTATTAAGGCAAGAATATAGCAGTGTATTAATGGATGGAAAGAGAAGTTTCTGTCACAAGCTGGAAAAGAAGTCCTATTAAAGGTTGTTATTCAGGCTATTCCGACGTAGACAATGAGTGTCTTTCAATTACCCAAAACGTTGTGTAAagatacaaattcaatgatgtcaaagttttggtgggggcaaAAAGGGAATGATGCTCGAATAGCTTGGATGAGTTAGGAAAGATTGGGGAGGGTAAAGGAGAAGGGTGGGATGGGGTATCGGGATTTGGAGAATTTTAATTTGGCGTTATTGGCAAAACAAGGATGGAGGCTTCTCCAAAATCCTCTTTCATTGGTGGCAAATATTATCCGGGAGGCTCTTTTCTTGAATCAGGATTGGGACATCGACCATCTTTTGCATGGCGTAATATATGGAATGCAAAGTCACTTCTAAACAGGGGTTTGATTTGGTGGGTGGGGAATGGATCATCTATTAAAATTTGGCATGACCGATGGGTTCCGGTGCCTTCGACTTATGCGATACAATCGCCTATGAGGATATTAGATAGTGAAGAAACGGTTGATGCTCTTATTGATGAGGAAACTCAATGGTGTAATACTCCACTTATTCACGAAATTTTCTCGAGAGATGAGGCAGCCATGATTTGTAGTATCCCCATTTGTCCAGGACGGCAACGTGATAGATTGGCTTGGATGGGTACAAAAAATGgagaattttccttcaaaagtGCATATCACTTGGCGAAAGATATATGTGAAGGTAGTAGAGGGAGCTGTTCGGAGTCTTCTTTAGTTACTCATCAGTGGAAGAACGTATGGCATACTGCTGGGCCTATGGCGGTGAAGACTTTTTTATGGCAAGCATCTAATGAAATTCTAGCCACTCGGGTAAATCTCGATAAAAAAGGTATTACATATGATCCTTTGTGTCCTATATGTGGCTTGGCTAGTGAGACTGTCGTGCATATTCTGTGGACTTGTCCATCAGCAAATGATGTTTGGATTGAGTGTATGAAGTCTATCTATAAAAGCTCTTTGAAGGAGGACACTTTTCTAAATGTATTGGAGATGTTACAGAGAAGGTTGGATGATGAAGGGATGCAGTTAGTGGCCGTTGTGGCACGGCTTCTCTGGTTTCACAGAAATTAATTGGTATTTGAAGGAGTTTTTCAATCCCCTTCAGTGCTGTTTCGATTGGCGCAGGAGCAGTTGGAGAGTTTCAGGATTGCAGAACTGGGTC from Corylus avellana chromosome ca1, CavTom2PMs-1.0 encodes the following:
- the LOC132171289 gene encoding uncharacterized protein LOC132171289, translated to MEASPKSSFIGGKYYPGGSFLESGLGHRPSFAWRNIWNAKSLLNRGLIWWVGNGSSIKIWHDRWVPVPSTYAIQSPMRILDSEETVDALIDEETQWCNTPLIHEIFSRDEAAMICSIPICPGRQRDRLAWMGTKNGEFSFKSAYHLAKDICEGSRGSCSESSLVTHQWKNVWHTAGPMAVKTFLWQASNEILATRVNLDKKGITYDPLCPICGLASETVVHILWTCPSANDVWIECMKSIYKSSLKEDTFLNVLEMLQRRLDDEGMQLVAVVEQLESFRIAELGRCVHGSPSPPLPNPVMQSWKKPPYGVINLNWDSAIDKEGQKMGIGIIARDHNGDIYAAFVVSRQYIIDPTTDEALAAWKMAQLYVPMGLNDVMLEGDSLEVVQALCEEESTWGRYGALITDAKFLLQNIQRWSVCHVKMRQMKQHIDLRKWLFLLVRREYGERITLCVSMIL